A genomic region of Methanobacterium sp. contains the following coding sequences:
- a CDS encoding heavy metal translocating P-type ATPase, whose translation MAEDKSPSLKPKSNEKACPIALEEELKAGDIQENGTARTVLNLIITGMNCTACAQNIANRLKKEEGIADANVSFATGTATVRYDPEKISKGKIVQIIDDTGYKAFYRTDESEEFATDPVCGMRIEKSKSIKRVYDGREYYFCNEECAKRFESPEDELKKMKQRVTIALSGVFLIALLRVIATFTLAAGVSLISWAPIPALPWFTWGYWLFLLTTPIQFIGGWTFYTGAYHAVKNKALNMDFLVAMGTLTAWGYSTFVLFFPGVLPVAERDVYFEVSAVIIAFVLLGKFMEDYIRQRSSAAVRRLLDLRPKSAHVIREGKEVEILAEQIMPGEMVVVRPGEKIPVDGVVVEGSSSVDESVVTGESLPVSKKRGDEVIGATINKQGLIKFEATKVGSKTTLMQIVKLVEDAQSSSAPIQRLADRVSAYFVPAVVSIATITFLTWTFVLGNFTLGLLSFVAVLIISCPCALGIATPAALMVGVGKGAESGVLIRGGEYLESAYKLNKVVFDKTGTLTKGKPEVTDIVGVNEEEVLKIAATAEKGSEHPLAEAVLKKAASLGIEAEDTSDFEAVPGYGIKARWNNKAIAIGNRKMMEIEGIKIAPSEEKIRNLEAEGKTVIMIGLSQKLTGMIAIADTLKENSGEVIKELDNLGIESIMLTGDNELTANAIAGKIGIKKVIANVLPHEKLDAIKELQSEGNIVAMVGDGVNDAPALAQADIGIALGSGTDVAKETGDIILVKDDLRDVVTGVKLSKKTMKTIRQNLFWAFAYNAGAIPLAAIGLLNPIIAAAAMALSSLTVVTNSARLKMVKIKK comes from the coding sequence ATGGCTGAAGATAAATCCCCATCCTTAAAACCAAAATCTAATGAAAAAGCATGCCCTATAGCACTTGAAGAGGAGTTAAAAGCTGGAGATATCCAGGAAAATGGGACTGCAAGAACTGTTTTAAACTTGATCATTACTGGAATGAACTGTACTGCATGTGCTCAAAATATTGCAAACCGGCTTAAAAAAGAAGAGGGTATAGCTGATGCCAATGTAAGCTTTGCAACTGGCACAGCCACTGTTAGATATGACCCTGAAAAGATAAGTAAGGGGAAAATTGTCCAGATAATAGATGACACTGGATATAAAGCTTTTTATAGAACAGATGAATCTGAGGAATTTGCAACAGATCCTGTGTGCGGTATGCGGATAGAAAAATCTAAATCCATAAAAAGAGTGTATGATGGAAGAGAATACTATTTCTGCAATGAAGAATGTGCAAAAAGATTTGAATCGCCAGAAGATGAATTAAAAAAGATGAAACAGCGAGTTACAATAGCTTTATCTGGAGTCTTTTTAATTGCATTATTAAGGGTTATAGCGACGTTTACACTTGCTGCAGGAGTTTCATTAATAAGCTGGGCCCCTATTCCAGCATTACCCTGGTTCACATGGGGCTACTGGCTTTTTCTGCTTACAACCCCTATACAGTTTATAGGCGGCTGGACTTTCTATACTGGTGCTTATCACGCAGTTAAAAACAAAGCTTTAAATATGGACTTCCTCGTTGCCATGGGAACTCTAACAGCCTGGGGATACAGTACATTCGTTCTATTCTTCCCGGGAGTTCTTCCTGTAGCAGAACGAGATGTTTATTTTGAAGTATCTGCTGTAATAATAGCATTTGTTCTACTTGGTAAGTTTATGGAAGATTACATAAGGCAGAGAAGTTCAGCAGCAGTTAGAAGGTTACTGGATCTTAGACCAAAATCTGCACATGTAATAAGAGAAGGAAAAGAAGTTGAAATACTTGCAGAACAGATCATGCCTGGTGAAATGGTAGTGGTAAGGCCTGGTGAGAAAATACCTGTGGATGGAGTCGTTGTGGAAGGCTCAAGTTCTGTAGATGAGTCAGTAGTAACTGGAGAAAGCCTTCCAGTATCCAAAAAAAGGGGTGATGAAGTAATTGGTGCAACCATCAATAAACAGGGATTAATAAAATTTGAAGCAACAAAAGTTGGTTCAAAGACCACTCTTATGCAGATAGTTAAGCTTGTAGAAGATGCACAGTCATCAAGCGCCCCTATACAAAGACTTGCAGACCGCGTGAGTGCCTATTTTGTGCCTGCAGTGGTTTCAATAGCAACCATTACATTTTTAACATGGACATTTGTTTTGGGTAATTTTACACTGGGATTATTATCATTTGTTGCCGTTCTTATTATATCATGCCCATGTGCTCTTGGTATTGCAACTCCGGCCGCGCTTATGGTTGGTGTGGGAAAAGGAGCTGAAAGTGGAGTGTTAATACGTGGTGGAGAATATCTTGAAAGTGCTTATAAACTAAATAAAGTGGTTTTTGATAAAACAGGAACGCTTACAAAGGGTAAACCAGAGGTAACAGATATAGTTGGGGTCAATGAAGAGGAGGTCCTTAAAATAGCTGCTACTGCAGAAAAAGGCTCTGAACATCCACTTGCAGAAGCCGTGTTGAAAAAAGCTGCCTCTCTTGGAATTGAAGCTGAAGATACCAGTGATTTTGAAGCAGTGCCCGGATATGGAATTAAAGCCAGATGGAACAACAAAGCAATTGCCATTGGAAACAGAAAAATGATGGAAATAGAAGGAATAAAAATTGCTCCATCTGAAGAAAAGATCAGAAACCTTGAAGCTGAAGGAAAAACTGTAATAATGATTGGATTAAGTCAAAAACTCACCGGAATGATCGCCATTGCAGATACTCTCAAGGAAAATTCAGGAGAAGTAATAAAAGAACTCGATAATCTTGGTATTGAATCTATAATGCTTACTGGAGATAATGAGCTTACAGCAAATGCAATTGCAGGTAAAATTGGAATTAAAAAAGTTATCGCCAATGTACTGCCACATGAAAAGCTTGATGCTATTAAAGAACTGCAAAGTGAAGGAAATATCGTGGCAATGGTGGGAGATGGTGTAAATGATGCTCCCGCACTTGCACAGGCAGATATAGGTATAGCTCTTGGTTCAGGTACTGATGTAGCAAAAGAAACCGGGGACATAATCCTTGTAAAAGATGATTTAAGAGACGTTGTAACTGGAGTAAAACTAAGTAAGAAGACCATGAAAACAATAAGACAAAATTTATTCTGGGCATTTGCATATAATGCTGGAGCAATACCTCTTGCAGCGATTGGGCTCCTAAATCCAATTATAGCAGCTGCAGCAATGGCTTTAAGTTCACTTACAGTAGTTACAAACTCTGCAAGGCTTAAAATGGTTAAAATTAAAAAATAA
- a CDS encoding GAF domain-containing protein: protein MKELSNIERSIITYIKSHPPEECMLDKITRGTSRSRATVLKYLSILHAKGILNYKFVGRSKLWYLSPDSGVEPEITVKSVEKVLEDNAELVSAAAKLHSLILEGIDLKNSIDRIDIVLFTINNHMDIIAANNTFKTFFPEIENLREILDHEKTILIENTMQSLKFKDKATVWIDLMEKQGVYRPYRISMYSILDDRKNIIGASIIGEEVSGSKRTKRDLETLLSIVQAVDSSENEENVINEIKNLINILIPHKYFVIFLKNGKTHYSAYGADEKISKITADHVPNYISRFIEKSMDSMETVTAKEGNYYLETIKSNLNDISLSMAISVPIINEEHGIGAMLLLSTLKSVSSVSIENVEIAADELSGYIKMQKLTQEREEFVNTLIAMNKISSIINSSHAEDEMLEMAVSTVMNSIGFEMGCIYLTDKDEELTLRVHKNLPENLKNMCMAGMFKDLFSKTFKKQDVVYITPKSEEYKSLEPAIRANDIKTLLILPIKSGKKIIGLLNMGSRKIKVYNRISLENLSSIGLQLGVALERSRLAIKLKSEHSNLKKVSKRKK, encoded by the coding sequence ATGAAAGAACTGTCCAACATAGAAAGGTCGATAATAACATATATAAAGTCTCATCCGCCAGAAGAGTGCATGCTGGATAAAATAACCAGAGGAACCAGCAGAAGCAGGGCAACCGTGCTCAAATATTTAAGTATATTGCATGCAAAAGGCATATTGAACTATAAATTCGTTGGAAGGAGTAAATTATGGTATTTAAGCCCTGATTCAGGTGTTGAACCAGAAATAACAGTTAAATCTGTGGAAAAAGTTCTTGAAGACAATGCGGAACTCGTATCAGCAGCAGCAAAACTTCATTCTTTAATTTTAGAGGGAATAGACCTTAAAAATTCAATTGACAGGATTGATATTGTACTATTTACCATTAATAACCATATGGACATAATTGCAGCGAATAATACGTTTAAAACATTTTTTCCAGAGATAGAAAATCTTAGAGAGATTTTAGACCATGAAAAGACCATTTTAATTGAAAATACAATGCAATCATTGAAATTTAAAGATAAGGCAACTGTTTGGATAGATTTAATGGAAAAACAGGGAGTATACAGACCTTACCGTATTTCAATGTATTCAATTTTGGATGATAGGAAAAATATTATTGGTGCCTCAATTATTGGAGAGGAAGTTTCAGGATCTAAAAGAACAAAACGCGACCTGGAAACACTTTTATCCATAGTTCAAGCTGTAGATTCATCCGAAAATGAAGAAAATGTGATAAATGAAATAAAAAACCTGATTAACATCCTTATTCCACATAAATACTTTGTAATATTTCTAAAAAATGGAAAAACACATTATTCAGCATATGGAGCAGATGAAAAAATATCTAAAATAACAGCTGATCATGTACCTAACTATATAAGCAGGTTTATAGAAAAAAGTATGGATTCAATGGAAACTGTAACAGCAAAGGAGGGAAATTACTATCTGGAAACAATTAAATCTAATTTGAATGATATATCTCTTTCCATGGCCATATCCGTCCCAATTATAAATGAAGAACATGGAATTGGGGCCATGTTACTGCTAAGCACTTTAAAATCTGTAAGTTCAGTCAGTATTGAAAATGTGGAAATAGCTGCAGATGAACTTTCAGGATATATTAAGATGCAAAAGCTAACCCAGGAGAGGGAAGAGTTTGTAAATACCCTGATTGCCATGAATAAAATCTCCAGCATAATAAATTCATCCCATGCAGAGGATGAAATGCTTGAAATGGCTGTTTCAACTGTTATGAATTCTATTGGGTTTGAAATGGGCTGTATATACCTTACAGATAAAGATGAAGAACTCACACTTCGAGTGCATAAAAACCTGCCTGAAAATCTCAAAAATATGTGCATGGCCGGCATGTTTAAAGATCTTTTCAGTAAAACCTTCAAAAAGCAGGATGTTGTGTATATTACTCCAAAATCAGAAGAATACAAGTCTCTTGAACCTGCTATAAGAGCAAATGATATAAAAACACTGTTAATACTTCCCATAAAAAGTGGTAAAAAGATCATTGGGCTTTTGAATATGGGGAGCAGGAAAATAAAGGTATATAATAGAATCAGCCTTGAAAATCTAAGTTCCATAGGTTTGCAGCTTGGTGTAGCACTTGAAAGGTCAAGACTTGCAATTAAACTAAAATCAGAGCATAGTAACTTAAAAAAAGTTTCAAAAAGGAAAAAATAA
- a CDS encoding TOBE domain-containing protein, whose protein sequence is MKISARNVLKGKIESIDKGPVTSTIKIKVESPHVVTASITKEAVEDLDLKEGEEVYAVIKASEVMIAKK, encoded by the coding sequence ATGAAAATAAGTGCAAGAAATGTTCTTAAAGGAAAAATTGAAAGTATCGACAAAGGCCCTGTGACTTCCACAATAAAAATAAAAGTAGAATCCCCTCACGTAGTAACAGCAAGTATAACCAAAGAAGCTGTTGAAGATTTAGATCTTAAAGAGGGTGAAGAAGTCTATGCAGTAATTAAAGCCAGCGAAGTCATGATCGCTAAAAAATAA
- a CDS encoding GyrI-like domain-containing protein, with translation MKVEEKRMNSTQVAFIRYRGHYDKIPELIGEVVEWVMNKGLTMTGMIYGAYFNRPDEVPPEELFYEIGASFEGTASDEGKVQVKLIPEHTVVATMHKGPYDQVGPVIDELAKYAIENGYDIIGPVTEVYLNNPEEVEPEEILTEVQFPVVKMNSNTQ, from the coding sequence ATGAAAGTAGAAGAAAAAAGAATGAACAGCACACAGGTGGCCTTTATAAGATACAGGGGCCATTATGATAAGATCCCCGAGCTTATTGGTGAAGTAGTGGAATGGGTGATGAATAAAGGTCTCACCATGACTGGAATGATTTATGGAGCTTATTTCAACCGTCCTGACGAGGTACCGCCAGAGGAACTTTTCTATGAAATCGGCGCTTCATTTGAAGGCACAGCAAGTGATGAGGGAAAAGTTCAGGTAAAGCTAATCCCAGAGCATACAGTTGTTGCAACCATGCATAAAGGCCCTTATGACCAGGTTGGACCAGTTATTGATGAATTAGCTAAATATGCTATTGAAAATGGTTATGACATAATCGGACCGGTTACAGAGGTTTATTTGAACAATCCAGAAGAAGTAGAACCTGAAGAGATTCTTACAGAAGTTCAGTTTCCAGTGGTTAAAATGAATTCTAACACCCAATAA